A single window of Acetohalobium arabaticum DSM 5501 DNA harbors:
- a CDS encoding late competence development ComFB family protein: MKEILAEKEDICSCEQCRNDILALALNKKGSSS; encoded by the coding sequence ATTAAAGAAATATTAGCTGAAAAGGAAGATATATGCAGCTGTGAACAGTGCCGGAATGATATACTTGCTTTAGCTTTGAATAAAAAAGGCTCCTCATCATGA
- a CDS encoding Na(+)/H(+) antiporter subunit B, with product MVNNITLLLLLLLAVSALIATQIKDLLAAIVVFGVYSLIMSIIWQQMKAPDLAITEAVVGIVISIMFVVLISRTERWEE from the coding sequence ATGGTCAATAATATCACTCTTCTGTTGTTACTTTTATTAGCTGTTAGTGCTTTAATTGCGACCCAAATTAAAGATTTATTAGCAGCTATAGTTGTTTTTGGAGTTTATAGCTTAATTATGTCCATTATCTGGCAGCAGATGAAAGCGCCGGATTTAGCTATTACTGAAGCAGTGGTAGGAATAGTGATTTCTATAATGTTTGTAGTGTTGATCAGTAGGACAGAGAGGTGGGAAGAGTAA
- a CDS encoding Na+/H+ antiporter subunit E, which yields MNDKNQAINFWIMNFLLFLFWFLLSGSFNFFSIVIGLILSYLIFNLSIRFFGNELEFWYRPRQLLLLTNFFVSLISEIIKANLNMAWIIINPKLPVSPGIVKFKTGLKSDLAKVILANTITLTPGTLTIDINGDEFIVHIIAKESIEGLLSNELEKLLSEIEGN from the coding sequence ATGAACGATAAAAACCAGGCTATTAATTTCTGGATTATGAATTTTTTATTATTTTTATTTTGGTTTTTATTATCTGGAAGCTTTAATTTTTTTAGTATAGTTATTGGATTAATTCTATCTTATTTAATTTTCAATTTATCAATAAGATTTTTTGGTAATGAGCTAGAGTTCTGGTATCGACCACGGCAGTTGTTGTTATTAACGAATTTTTTTGTTAGTTTAATATCAGAAATTATAAAAGCTAATCTCAATATGGCTTGGATAATAATTAATCCTAAATTGCCTGTTTCACCGGGGATAGTTAAGTTTAAAACTGGTTTAAAATCTGATTTAGCTAAAGTTATTTTAGCCAATACAATTACTCTTACGCCTGGGACATTGACAATAGATATTAATGGAGATGAATTTATAGTACATATAATTGCTAAAGAAAGTATAGAGGGGCTTTTGTCTAATGAATTAGAGAAATTATTATCTGAAATAGAGGGGAATTAA
- a CDS encoding DUF4912 domain-containing protein, giving the protein MSESKEKKLSKLQKESIQGDSELSSFSQQNEEKNQQHNLQQVFDDEYELPESYDLNRIVLQVRNPESIYIYWEYTFDKLQDTAIQAGYEDVKKAPLILRVYCCGENNTEAEYYDINITLDHNDWYLYDLNPDHDYEVELGILNDKFYPILKSNQVTTPSNSISDKLDEEWMTVTEKLEEIYTLAGIDELESYSSENLMQEMTKEIKLSHLKTGYSSLEVLKNSDEVR; this is encoded by the coding sequence ATGTCAGAATCTAAAGAAAAAAAGTTATCTAAGCTACAGAAAGAATCTATACAGGGAGATAGTGAGCTCAGTAGTTTTAGTCAACAGAATGAGGAGAAGAATCAGCAGCATAATTTACAGCAGGTTTTTGATGACGAATATGAGTTACCAGAAAGTTATGATCTAAATAGAATAGTATTACAAGTTAGAAATCCAGAATCCATTTATATTTATTGGGAGTATACTTTCGATAAGCTGCAAGATACTGCTATTCAAGCTGGATATGAAGATGTAAAGAAGGCACCATTGATTTTAAGAGTATATTGCTGTGGAGAGAATAATACAGAAGCAGAGTATTATGATATAAATATTACATTAGATCATAATGATTGGTATTTATATGATTTGAATCCAGACCATGATTATGAAGTTGAATTGGGAATTCTTAATGATAAATTTTATCCTATACTTAAGTCCAATCAGGTAACAACTCCCAGTAATAGTATCAGTGATAAGCTGGATGAAGAATGGATGACAGTTACAGAAAAATTAGAGGAAATATATACTTTAGCTGGAATAGATGAATTAGAAAGTTATAGCTCTGAGAATCTAATGCAGGAGATGACAAAAGAGATTAAACTATCTCATTTAAAAACAGGATATAGTTCTTTAGAAGTTTTAAAGAATTCAGATGAAGTAAGGTAA
- a CDS encoding PTS transporter subunit IIC, translated as MIGQKVKRFLAEKNIELSLERYGIQALGAMARGLFASLIVGLILKVLGQRLGIPLLVEFSKTAMDMMGPAIGVAVAYGLEAPPLVIFTSVVTGAAGAELGGPVGAFISAVIGAEFGKVISKETKLDIVITPSVVIITGLLMAKFVGPGIDAFMKGLGQVIMRATELQPIPMGIIVSVLMGMALTLPISSAAIGLMLSLSGLAAGAATVGCSAQMIGFAVISWRENGFGGLISQGLGTSMLQMPNIVRNPYIWIPPTLSGAILGPIATTVIPMENIPIGSGMGTAGLVGQFGTIEAMGMEALGSIIILHFILPAILSLVIAELMRKWGLIGAEDLLLEL; from the coding sequence ATGATAGGCCAAAAGGTTAAGAGATTTTTAGCTGAAAAGAATATTGAATTATCATTAGAAAGGTACGGTATTCAGGCATTAGGAGCTATGGCCCGCGGTTTATTTGCTTCATTAATTGTAGGATTAATTTTGAAAGTATTGGGCCAGCGGTTAGGTATTCCGCTGTTAGTGGAATTCAGCAAGACGGCTATGGATATGATGGGGCCGGCCATTGGAGTGGCTGTTGCTTATGGTTTAGAGGCACCACCGCTGGTTATCTTTACTTCAGTGGTAACTGGGGCAGCAGGAGCAGAGTTAGGCGGTCCAGTAGGGGCTTTTATTTCAGCAGTGATTGGAGCAGAGTTTGGAAAGGTAATTTCGAAAGAGACAAAGTTAGATATTGTAATTACTCCCAGTGTAGTGATTATCACTGGATTACTGATGGCTAAGTTTGTTGGGCCGGGTATTGATGCTTTTATGAAGGGACTTGGCCAGGTAATTATGAGAGCAACAGAACTGCAGCCGATTCCAATGGGGATTATTGTTTCAGTTTTGATGGGGATGGCATTAACCTTGCCTATCAGTAGTGCAGCTATTGGATTGATGCTGAGTCTAAGCGGTCTGGCAGCAGGAGCAGCTACTGTCGGCTGTAGTGCTCAGATGATTGGATTTGCGGTAATTAGCTGGCGAGAGAATGGTTTCGGAGGTTTAATTAGTCAAGGATTAGGAACTTCTATGTTACAGATGCCGAATATCGTTAGAAATCCTTATATCTGGATTCCGCCGACATTAAGTGGAGCTATTTTGGGACCGATAGCAACTACAGTGATTCCTATGGAGAATATTCCTATTGGCTCTGGAATGGGAACTGCTGGATTGGTAGGTCAGTTTGGTACTATTGAAGCTATGGGAATGGAAGCATTAGGTTCAATTATTATATTACATTTTATATTACCGGCTATTTTAAGTTTAGTAATTGCTGAACTTATGCGTAAGTGGGGACTGATTGGAGCAGAAGATTTATTATTGGAATTATAA
- the iscB gene encoding RNA-guided endonuclease IscB translates to MVFVLNKDKTPLNPCHNGKAKWLLDNNYAVVHKIQPFTIRLKKKVTNPNLKDYTLKIDPGSKTTGLAINNGSQVAFLANLHHRADTIKQNLQTRREHRRFRRSQLKYREKRFDNRKRGDNWLPPSVDSIVNNIKTWVQRLKKLCPISKVVVEMVRFDTQKMQNPEIEGIEYQQGTLQGYNVREYLLYKHNHTCQYCGGESGDPVLEVEHKIPSSRGGTDSIKNLTLSCKTCNQDKDNRTLKEWLQDLKEQDFRKKLPKVRYKNVKQILESKVDISLKDAGRVNSYRYKLLDQLKSICSNIETSTGAKTKYNRNQVAELEKTHYFDALCVGTAKQEYSFQKGFKVLSIKATGRGTRQRTLLDKYGFPRAYRSRNKYVDNFKTGDLVKAVIPKGKNKGVYFARVSTRKSGYFRLDCFNGSKVDGVNSKYLNLLQRGAGYSYSFEDIA, encoded by the coding sequence ATGGTATTTGTGCTCAATAAAGACAAAACTCCACTTAATCCTTGTCATAACGGTAAGGCTAAGTGGTTATTAGATAATAATTATGCTGTAGTGCATAAGATACAACCTTTTACAATCAGACTTAAAAAGAAAGTTACTAATCCTAATTTGAAGGACTATACACTTAAAATTGACCCTGGGAGTAAAACAACAGGGTTAGCTATCAATAACGGCAGTCAAGTAGCGTTTTTAGCTAATTTGCATCATCGAGCTGATACTATTAAGCAAAACTTACAAACCCGTAGAGAACATAGGCGGTTTAGACGCTCTCAATTGAAGTATAGAGAAAAACGTTTTGATAATCGTAAGCGGGGAGATAACTGGTTACCACCGAGTGTTGATTCTATAGTTAATAACATTAAAACCTGGGTGCAGCGGTTAAAGAAGTTATGTCCTATCAGCAAAGTAGTAGTTGAAATGGTAAGATTTGATACCCAGAAAATGCAAAATCCTGAGATCGAAGGTATAGAGTATCAGCAAGGCACATTACAAGGTTACAATGTAAGAGAATATTTACTTTATAAGCACAATCACACTTGCCAATACTGTGGGGGCGAAAGTGGTGATCCAGTTTTGGAAGTTGAGCATAAAATTCCTAGCTCACGTGGCGGTACAGATAGTATCAAAAACCTTACTCTATCATGCAAGACTTGTAATCAGGATAAAGATAATCGAACACTTAAAGAATGGTTACAGGACTTAAAAGAGCAGGATTTCCGCAAAAAGCTACCTAAAGTTCGCTACAAAAATGTAAAGCAGATACTTGAAAGTAAAGTAGATATTTCACTTAAAGATGCAGGTAGAGTCAATAGTTATCGTTATAAGTTGTTAGATCAGCTTAAAAGCATTTGTAGCAATATTGAAACATCAACTGGTGCTAAGACTAAGTATAACCGCAATCAAGTAGCTGAATTAGAGAAAACTCATTATTTTGATGCGTTATGTGTTGGGACTGCTAAGCAAGAATATAGTTTTCAAAAAGGGTTTAAAGTGTTAAGTATTAAAGCAACAGGTCGAGGTACAAGACAGCGTACTTTGCTTGATAAGTATGGGTTTCCAAGAGCTTATCGTTCACGTAATAAGTATGTAGATAACTTTAAAACAGGCGATTTAGTTAAAGCAGTAATTCCTAAAGGTAAAAACAAGGGAGTTTACTTTGCTAGAGTATCTACTCGCAAAAGTGGTTACTTTAGGTTAGATTGTTTTAATGGCAGTAAAGTTGATGGAGTAAATAGTAAATATTTAAACTTACTACAACGAGGAGCTGGTTATAGCTATAGTTTTGAAGATATAGCTTAA
- the mnhG gene encoding monovalent cation/H(+) antiporter subunit G, which produces MSFIIIGLIFTGVFFFIVGTIGLIRLPDTYSRIHAPTKCDTLGLGLIISGMILYNGLSIHSVKMLLILIFLWITGPAAASVISKAAIENEVPFSEGSFCYYQNDELKKEVVKDGQ; this is translated from the coding sequence ATGAGCTTTATTATAATAGGATTAATTTTTACAGGAGTTTTTTTCTTTATAGTAGGAACTATAGGCCTAATAAGGCTGCCTGATACTTATAGTCGAATTCATGCTCCGACTAAGTGTGATACATTAGGGTTGGGTTTAATTATCTCAGGTATGATTCTGTATAATGGCTTGTCAATTCATTCAGTTAAAATGTTACTCATTCTTATTTTTCTCTGGATAACGGGTCCTGCTGCTGCTTCAGTTATTTCCAAGGCAGCAATAGAAAATGAAGTGCCATTTAGCGAAGGAAGTTTTTGTTATTATCAAAATGATGAACTTAAGAAGGAAGTAGTTAAAGATGGTCAATAA
- the glgP gene encoding alpha-glucan family phosphorylase, with protein MKDKSNVAYFCMEYGLNEELPIYSGGLGVLAGDYLKAADDLDLPLVGIGILWDQGYTHQYIGEDGRPYDTFPTFDFDEYLQDTGVTVTVTVDGEEVNCKVKLLERYDNAPLYLLDTNISDSKHSWITSKLYDGDEYDRIAQEIVLGIGGVRALRELNINVDKYHFNEGHAVFAGVELIREKMEAGMSFSEAKEATREEIVFTTHTPVEAGNEAHDHGLLRRLGVYNSLDYEMMESIGGNPFNMTVAGLKLSSVTNGVSKLHEQTTKEMWEDVEDKAPITGVTNGVHANTWQDERMKDAYEAGEDLWQPHSELKQELVDYIAGNHYYGTQLDTNTLIIGFARRAAEYKRWQLIFENEEKIAPLLEERKLQLVFSGKAHPDDELGKDIVQSLVQIEQRYKGSVVFLENYNLGVAQKMIKGCDVWLNNPRRPLEASGTSGMKAAMNGVLNLSVVDGWVGEGVEHNVSGWLIDELLPDISQLNDDQQDAEALYKIIYDEILPTYYEDRDKWKKMMRASIDMSQEKFSAQRMIKDYYTRIYNPK; from the coding sequence TTGAAAGATAAATCTAATGTTGCTTATTTCTGTATGGAGTACGGACTTAATGAGGAATTACCGATTTATTCTGGAGGACTAGGAGTTTTAGCTGGAGATTATCTTAAGGCTGCCGATGACTTAGACTTACCGCTAGTTGGAATTGGTATTCTCTGGGACCAGGGATATACTCATCAGTATATTGGTGAAGATGGTAGACCTTATGATACCTTTCCTACATTTGATTTTGATGAATATTTACAGGATACTGGTGTTACTGTAACAGTTACTGTTGATGGAGAAGAAGTTAACTGTAAAGTGAAATTATTAGAACGGTATGATAATGCTCCGCTTTATTTATTAGATACCAATATTTCCGATAGCAAACATAGCTGGATTACCAGTAAATTATATGATGGAGATGAATATGACCGTATAGCTCAGGAGATAGTTTTAGGAATTGGTGGTGTGCGGGCTTTACGTGAACTTAATATTAATGTTGATAAGTATCACTTCAATGAAGGCCATGCTGTTTTTGCTGGAGTTGAATTGATTCGAGAAAAGATGGAAGCAGGAATGTCTTTTAGTGAAGCTAAGGAAGCGACGCGAGAAGAGATTGTTTTCACTACTCATACTCCTGTTGAAGCAGGGAATGAAGCCCATGATCATGGATTATTACGGAGGTTAGGAGTTTATAATAGTTTAGATTATGAAATGATGGAAAGTATTGGAGGGAATCCGTTTAATATGACAGTAGCTGGTTTGAAATTATCATCAGTTACTAACGGTGTTTCTAAACTACATGAACAAACGACTAAAGAAATGTGGGAAGATGTAGAAGACAAAGCACCAATTACCGGGGTTACCAATGGAGTTCATGCTAATACTTGGCAGGATGAACGAATGAAGGATGCTTATGAAGCTGGTGAAGATCTCTGGCAGCCGCATTCTGAATTAAAACAGGAGTTAGTGGATTATATTGCAGGAAACCATTATTATGGAACCCAATTAGATACTAATACTTTAATTATTGGTTTTGCCCGGCGAGCTGCGGAATATAAGCGTTGGCAATTAATTTTTGAAAATGAAGAAAAGATTGCACCTTTGTTAGAAGAGAGAAAGCTTCAGCTTGTCTTTTCTGGTAAAGCACATCCTGATGATGAATTAGGTAAGGATATTGTTCAAAGTCTAGTTCAAATTGAACAGAGATATAAAGGTAGTGTTGTCTTTTTAGAGAATTACAATCTAGGTGTTGCCCAGAAGATGATAAAGGGGTGTGATGTCTGGCTTAATAATCCTCGCCGTCCTTTGGAAGCTAGCGGTACTTCCGGTATGAAAGCAGCTATGAATGGAGTTTTGAATTTAAGTGTAGTTGACGGCTGGGTTGGTGAAGGAGTAGAACATAATGTTAGCGGCTGGTTGATTGATGAATTACTGCCTGATATTAGTCAGCTAAATGATGACCAACAGGATGCAGAAGCATTATATAAGATTATCTATGATGAAATATTACCTACTTATTATGAAGACCGTGATAAATGGAAGAAGATGATGCGGGCAAGCATTGATATGTCCCAGGAAAAGTTTTCTGCTCAGCGAATGATTAAAGATTATTATACTAGAATTTATAATCCAAAGTAA
- a CDS encoding glycoside hydrolase family 57 protein, with the protein MSKNKGYLSLVLHAHLPFVRHPEHDNFLEERWLYEAITETYIPLIKQFEELHQNEVDYKLTVSLSPTLISMLTDELLQQRYIDYLDRLIGLTNSEVDRTSDQPQMNQTARMYLDKFKEAKEIFIGWYNKDLIAAFKEFQELGYLELIVCGATHGYLPLMEEYPEAVRAQIELAVNTYKQYFDRKPKGIWLPECGYYPGLDKILADYNLRFFILDTHGLLYATPRPKYGAFAPVYTESGVAAFGRDNQSSEKVWSAEEGYPGDHNYREYYRDIGFDLSFDYLQPYIQQEVRVNTGLKYYKITGEDSNLQEKELYNYQKALDRAKIHAEDFIQQQIEQIEKLNDLMDRKPMITAPYDAELFGHWWYEGPNFLNYLIRKLDNDQEVIELISPVEYLKEYPENQVCEPPMCSWGANGYNDVWVEDSNAWIYRHLHQAADKMIELATDYEEPDSLTERALNQAARELLLAQSSDWAFIMKTDTMVEYAVKRTKSHIHRFFNLYNQIKMDDLDVDWLEELEYKDNIFSEIDYRVYSEEY; encoded by the coding sequence TTGTCAAAAAATAAAGGTTATTTATCATTAGTTTTACATGCCCATCTACCATTTGTACGTCATCCAGAACATGATAATTTTTTAGAAGAACGGTGGCTATATGAAGCAATTACAGAAACTTATATTCCATTAATTAAGCAGTTTGAGGAATTACATCAGAATGAAGTGGATTATAAGTTAACAGTCTCTTTAAGTCCTACTTTAATTTCCATGTTAACTGATGAATTATTACAGCAGCGGTATATTGACTATCTTGATCGATTGATTGGATTAACTAACTCTGAAGTTGACCGCACTTCAGACCAGCCCCAGATGAATCAGACAGCTAGAATGTATCTGGATAAATTTAAAGAGGCAAAAGAGATCTTTATTGGTTGGTATAATAAGGATTTAATTGCTGCTTTTAAAGAGTTTCAAGAATTAGGATATCTGGAGTTAATAGTCTGTGGAGCAACTCATGGTTATCTTCCGTTGATGGAAGAGTATCCTGAAGCGGTACGGGCCCAGATTGAATTAGCAGTTAATACCTATAAACAATATTTTGATCGAAAGCCAAAAGGAATCTGGTTACCTGAATGCGGTTATTATCCTGGATTAGATAAGATTTTAGCTGATTATAATCTCCGATTCTTTATTCTTGATACTCACGGTTTATTATATGCTACTCCTAGACCTAAATATGGAGCCTTTGCTCCTGTTTATACTGAATCTGGAGTAGCAGCTTTTGGCAGAGATAATCAATCTTCAGAGAAGGTCTGGAGTGCTGAAGAAGGCTATCCGGGTGATCATAATTATCGAGAATATTATCGTGATATTGGATTTGATTTATCTTTTGATTATCTACAGCCTTATATTCAGCAGGAAGTAAGAGTTAATACTGGGCTGAAGTATTATAAGATAACAGGAGAGGACAGTAATTTACAGGAGAAAGAACTGTATAACTATCAGAAGGCATTGGATAGAGCTAAAATACATGCTGAAGACTTTATTCAACAGCAGATAGAACAGATTGAAAAGTTAAATGATCTAATGGATAGAAAGCCGATGATTACTGCTCCGTATGATGCGGAATTATTTGGACACTGGTGGTATGAAGGGCCTAACTTTCTGAATTATTTGATTAGAAAGCTTGATAATGATCAGGAAGTGATAGAATTAATTTCGCCTGTGGAGTATTTAAAAGAGTATCCTGAGAACCAAGTCTGTGAACCTCCAATGTGTAGCTGGGGAGCTAATGGCTATAATGATGTCTGGGTAGAAGATAGTAATGCCTGGATTTATCGCCATCTACATCAAGCAGCAGATAAGATGATTGAACTGGCTACGGATTATGAAGAGCCGGATAGCCTAACGGAGCGAGCTTTAAATCAGGCGGCGCGTGAATTATTGTTGGCTCAGAGCAGCGATTGGGCATTTATTATGAAGACTGATACTATGGTTGAATATGCTGTTAAGCGGACTAAGAGCCATATACATCGCTTCTTTAATCTCTATAATCAGATTAAGATGGATGATCTTGATGTTGACTGGCTAGAAGAGTTAGAATATAAGGATAATATCTTTTCTGAGATTGATTATCGCGTATATAGTGAAGAGTATTAA
- a CDS encoding glucose-1-phosphate adenylyltransferase: METLAMVLAGGKGSRLDILSADRAKPSVPFAGKFRIIDFALSNCVNSGIYDVGILTQYLPRSLNRHIGIGKPWDLDRQFGGATLLQPYTGKKGGWYQGTAHAIYQNINYIKDIDPEYVIILSSDHVYKMDYSKMVNYHKEKGADLTIAVKPVSMKEASQFGILTTDEEMQINDFQEKPDNPSSNLASMGIYVFTKDVLVGKLEEFCNQENSDFGHHIIPQMIDPDDVFAYEFNGYWQDVGTLKSYWETNLELTDLVPEMNLYDDNWKLLTRSEEQPPVKFGPKGQASKSLISNGAIINGKVENSVISPGVFIEENVVIKDSIICNDSKIKQGTVINKSIIDKEVIIGSECQIGCSGEKKANFEQPEILHSGLNVIGKGAEVPAETCIEKNCRIFPWIEEDDFRKKAIQSGSTVRPQT; encoded by the coding sequence ATGGAAACTTTAGCTATGGTTCTAGCCGGAGGAAAAGGAAGTAGATTGGATATTCTATCGGCAGATAGAGCAAAACCTAGTGTTCCTTTTGCAGGAAAGTTTAGAATTATTGATTTTGCTTTGAGTAACTGTGTTAATTCTGGCATTTATGATGTTGGAATTTTGACTCAATACTTACCGAGATCACTTAATAGACATATCGGAATCGGCAAGCCTTGGGATCTTGATAGGCAGTTTGGCGGTGCAACATTATTACAGCCCTATACCGGAAAGAAAGGCGGTTGGTATCAGGGAACAGCCCATGCAATCTATCAAAATATCAATTATATTAAGGATATAGACCCTGAGTATGTAATTATTTTATCTAGTGATCATGTTTATAAGATGGATTATTCAAAAATGGTGAATTATCATAAAGAAAAAGGAGCAGATTTAACGATTGCAGTTAAACCGGTTTCTATGAAGGAGGCTAGCCAGTTTGGTATTTTAACTACTGATGAAGAAATGCAGATAAATGATTTCCAGGAAAAACCGGATAATCCCTCTAGTAATTTAGCTTCAATGGGGATTTATGTCTTTACTAAAGATGTTCTAGTTGGAAAACTGGAGGAGTTCTGTAATCAGGAAAATTCGGATTTTGGCCATCATATTATTCCTCAAATGATTGATCCGGATGATGTTTTTGCCTATGAATTTAATGGATACTGGCAGGATGTTGGAACATTGAAATCATACTGGGAGACCAATTTAGAATTAACGGACCTAGTGCCGGAGATGAATCTATATGATGATAACTGGAAGTTACTTACTCGCAGTGAGGAACAGCCACCGGTTAAGTTTGGTCCTAAGGGACAAGCAAGTAAGAGTTTAATCTCAAATGGAGCAATTATTAATGGGAAAGTAGAAAATTCAGTTATCTCTCCCGGTGTTTTTATAGAGGAAAATGTAGTAATTAAGGATTCTATTATCTGTAATGATTCAAAGATTAAACAGGGGACTGTAATAAACAAGAGCATAATAGATAAGGAAGTAATTATCGGATCAGAATGTCAGATAGGCTGCAGCGGTGAGAAAAAAGCAAATTTTGAACAGCCTGAAATATTACATAGCGGGTTAAATGTAATCGGGAAAGGGGCCGAAGTTCCAGCAGAAACCTGTATTGAAAAGAATTGTCGTATCTTTCCTTGGATTGAAGAAGATGATTTTAGAAAGAAAGCTATCCAAAGTGGAAGTACTGTTCGGCCGCAGACTTAG
- a CDS encoding monovalent cation/H+ antiporter complex subunit F: MGLVFKLAIGTIIFTSFLCLYRGILGPSAVDRIIVVNTINTKVVVILGLSSCVFDNFLYLDVAIVYAMMSFIFTIAVAKYKLKGNLS; this comes from the coding sequence ATGGGATTAGTCTTTAAATTAGCTATTGGTACGATAATTTTCACTAGTTTTCTCTGTCTTTATAGAGGGATTTTAGGTCCTAGTGCAGTTGATAGAATTATTGTAGTAAATACTATTAATACCAAAGTAGTAGTTATTTTAGGATTATCTTCGTGTGTATTTGATAATTTTCTTTATTTAGATGTAGCTATTGTTTATGCTATGATGAGCTTTATCTTTACAATTGCTGTAGCTAAATATAAATTAAAAGGTAACTTATCTTAA
- the glgA gene encoding glycogen synthase GlgA, with the protein MDNRLKVLFVSPEVDPFIKTGGLADVAGSLPQAIKELGVDIRVVLPEYSQVPDEYLNQLEHLLHYRTKVGWRDEYVGINNLDNKGVPTYFIDNKHYFDRTAVYGHDDKQIQFAYFCRAVLEMLPKIGFQPDIIHCNDWQTGPISIMLKENYKLYDFYQDIKTVYTIHNLRYQGKFDREILEDVLALDSAHWESGVVKHDNNVNYMKMGINMSDTVTTVSNTYAEEIKTPYFGEGLDYVIRMNADDVYGIINGIDYKKYNPAVDEEIYAKYDLENLEGKAENKKKLQKDMGLSAKDVPVIGMVSRLVEQKGLDLIGQVIDELMNEEIQFVILGTGEERYEEIFKAAASRYPDKIAANIKYDSTLAKKIYAGSDLFLMPSKYEPCGIGQLISLRYGTIPVVRETGGLNDTIQSYNEETGSGNGFSFTDYNADDMLYTIRRAVKFYNQPSEWQGLVKNAMKSDFSWHNSAEEYLELYQNTIAQV; encoded by the coding sequence GTGGATAATAGACTAAAGGTATTATTTGTTTCTCCAGAAGTCGACCCATTTATCAAAACAGGCGGTTTAGCTGATGTAGCAGGTTCACTGCCGCAAGCGATTAAAGAGTTAGGAGTAGATATTAGAGTTGTATTACCGGAGTATAGTCAAGTTCCGGATGAATATCTTAATCAATTAGAACATCTTCTGCATTATAGAACCAAAGTTGGCTGGCGTGATGAGTATGTGGGAATCAATAACCTGGATAATAAAGGAGTACCAACTTATTTTATTGATAATAAACATTACTTTGATCGAACCGCTGTATACGGTCATGATGATAAACAGATTCAGTTTGCTTACTTTTGTCGTGCTGTGCTGGAGATGCTGCCTAAAATTGGTTTTCAGCCTGATATTATTCACTGTAATGACTGGCAGACGGGGCCAATAAGCATCATGTTAAAAGAGAATTATAAACTATATGATTTCTATCAAGATATCAAGACTGTCTATACTATTCATAATTTGCGTTATCAAGGGAAATTCGATAGAGAAATTTTAGAAGATGTCTTAGCTTTGGATTCGGCCCATTGGGAATCGGGAGTTGTAAAGCATGATAATAATGTTAATTATATGAAGATGGGAATTAATATGTCAGATACTGTCACTACAGTTAGTAATACTTATGCGGAAGAGATTAAGACTCCTTATTTTGGTGAAGGTCTTGATTATGTGATTAGAATGAATGCTGATGATGTTTATGGAATTATTAATGGTATTGATTATAAGAAGTATAATCCAGCAGTTGATGAGGAAATTTATGCAAAGTATGATTTGGAGAATCTAGAAGGAAAAGCTGAAAATAAGAAGAAGCTTCAGAAAGATATGGGACTGTCTGCTAAAGATGTCCCGGTAATTGGTATGGTATCGCGCTTGGTAGAGCAGAAAGGTTTGGATTTAATTGGCCAGGTGATTGATGAATTGATGAACGAGGAGATTCAGTTTGTTATTTTAGGTACCGGAGAAGAGAGATATGAAGAGATCTTTAAAGCAGCGGCTAGCCGATATCCGGATAAGATTGCTGCTAATATTAAGTATGATTCTACATTGGCTAAGAAGATTTATGCCGGAAGTGATCTATTTTTGATGCCTTCTAAATATGAACCCTGTGGAATAGGTCAGTTAATCAGTCTACGCTACGGTACAATACCGGTAGTTAGAGAGACAGGCGGTTTAAATGATACTATTCAGTCTTATAATGAAGAAACTGGCAGCGGAAATGGTTTTAGTTTTACCGATTATAATGCCGATGATATGTTATATACTATTCGCCGAGCAGTTAAATTTTATAATCAGCCTTCAGAGTGGCAGGGGTTAGTGAAGAATGCAATGAAGAGTGACTTTAGCTGGCATAATTCGGCTGAAGAATATTTGGAGTTATATCAGAATACTATAGCTCAAGTTTAA